Below is a window of Chryseobacterium arthrosphaerae DNA.
TTCAGGAATCGAAGATCAATATCATTGCCCATCACATCAAACTGATGGACTGGATTTACAGAAACGGGAATTCGTATGTAAGAACGATGATCGAAAACCTTTTCGTAAGATCTTTCGAAAGTTTTAAAAAACACGCCAAGATCCAGCATTGGAAACTCCTTTACCAATACATGCCTGTGAGCTTTCAGATCATTTATAATGAACAGCAGAAGCAGGATCAGATGTATTTCGGGAAGTAAGTTTTCAACAAACTACAGCGTTGAAGGCTGAGAAAGCAAAGAACAATTCAATGTATAAGTAAAAAGAGCAGATTAAAATCTGCTCTTTTTTGTTTCCAGGAACAATATTTATAGAATTTTAGTTAATTTTAACTGTTGAACAGACTCAATTTCTCACCATGATTGAAATAAGGAAATACTCG
It encodes the following:
- a CDS encoding DUF7674 family protein, yielding MMKVQMQTINQKIAVEYLKFFYPPLRNEITQLSVQDNFAGIMQATVNYLKNLLQESKINIIAHHIKLMDWIYRNGNSYVRTMIENLFVRSFESFKKHAKIQHWKLLYQYMPVSFQIIYNEQQKQDQMYFGK